The region TCTAGGTgcaggttggtgggtccctggcaagcatataggaaggatctctcttcTATGCTACTACAGCTAGTGTTTCACATAATTTTTCTATGACGAATTTTTATCCACGACTGACCAACGAAAGCGCCACCTAAAGACTTTTGAaggtgatttttaaaaatacaatcATAATCCAATTATTTTATCTCTTTTTGTAGGCATACAACTTAATAAAAAATAACTAACCAGTAGGCCCTAAATTTTCACAGGAACAAAAAATACTAAAAACTCATGTACACATCTTTTGCAGCATACAAGTTACTGcctagctccttggctgaacggtcaatgtagttgccttcagttcagagggctccaggttcgattctcggctggatcAGAGATTTTAACCACAAATGGtatggctcggagactgagtgtttgtactgtcctcaacattcctgcaactcacacaccacacacaacactatcctccactacaaaaacaagCAGTTTCCATACACGGTGGATGCCACCCACCCTTGTTgcagggtctgcattacaaggactgcaccaggctaggaagAGCCACTCAAAATTATTATACCGTAGGTTACTGTGCACGAAAATACTTGAGATTAATAAATTACACTAGTGTCCTAGTTCTATGATCCTTATCAAACATAGTTAGGTCAACTACAACAGTCATGAGAAATAAGAATCCTGAGATGTGTTCAACAGAATGATTAATATAAAAAAACACCACAAATTACTTGGGCTAGAGAATTTCAGGTATGGCCTATGTACCTTAAATCTCTTGTAGGCCTACTACGAAAGTGGGAAAACTTAATGTATAGAAAAACACGGATCACGCTGAAATGAGTAAAACTGTGCGAGGAAAGTGGGTGCACTGTGACAGATGTACCTCACGTGCTGAAGCCTtgaaatttatttatgattttttaaaTGACGAATTTTTCTTGTACAAGTAGCTAATGGTGTTGGATCCTCTGTGAAATTACTAGGAATAATAGTCTGAGGTACAACATGTCAGTATGAGTGTGCAAGAACATTAATACAGCTCATCCGATTATAATATAACCTGGAATGGGCAACATAGCGGTATAAAGATATCAGAaacttataattaatattaatatcagTACCGGTACTACCACCAGCTGAGTGCAAGTTTAACCTTGTCTCACAAACTGAAAATTCTTCTAAATCTTTCCAAACATGGTAAACTAATGGAGTACCGATACTTCATTACAGGTTAACTCTTTGGTATCACCTTAACATCAGTGTCATCAATTTAATAATTGAAAATCAATGTTATATCGTACAGCTGGAAAAAAATTCTCCAACCGTGCTCCCAATAGCGTACGAGAATTCGACAAGTAAGGAAGATCATTCGGCCAAATATCCGAATAATGAAACCGATTAGATTCTCTTTAGATATCTATTTATAAGATTGAAGGCAACAATGTAATATTCAGGTTTCCATCCGATATTACAAATGAATTAAGAACAACACAGCACAAACAACAAAGTAGTCACAACCTGCAATTGCTCTAAATTGGATTCAACATTTGAAATATACTTACCAATATATTTAAAAGGCTTTTGAAGTTTCGTCAAGGCACCTAAACATGCTTCAACAACCGACGATGTCCATTGATTAACTTTATTATGCTGGTAAGCATTTCCTCCAATGGTATTTTCTATAGCTTCTTTAATTATTGCGCTGACTTCGTCCACAACAAACTGAGTCTGAAGACAAAAATCAGAAAATGCAATAGTAAGGTGACAAGAATCTGTAACATAGGCACAGGAGGATTATAAGATGCACATTACAACTTACTTCGTCCGACGCTTCTTCCATGctgattttcaattaattttgaaTATTAAAAGCTCGGCAATGGACTTAATCAGTAATTTGGAGATACACCATGCACTAAAGTTCGAAATTCTCTATCACCTGTTAAAGAAGTATTTGACAGAACTTAACCAATCTCAATCATTGATACATTTACCAAGGTGACTAAATCTCACGTGTTTGAGATTGAGTTTCCATGCGTGGAAGAACCAGAGTATTGCATTGCAATCAATGCAGAATAAATATTTAGAAGGCAGTGTACAAAGAAACAACAAACATGGCTGGGCAAGAGGTGTTAGAGTTGGAAAGAGCTTCGCAGATAATGCTggtaaatatataatttataaattgTAATGCATTACAAATATGTACACCATTTACTAGCGTTTTTCGAGAGTATGTAGATTGTTGACAGGAAAGAATGAATGCATTCTTTTATTGGATAGGTTATGGCTCGTTCTGTAGCATCAGCTGTCTGTGTATAGAATGTAAGTTAATCTGGAAATTTCTATATTTATAGAGCAGTTTTGAGGCAATGGATACTGATGCATGATTAATGATtgagttattggacattatttcaGCCGTCTTTTGACTTATGACTAATCTTTCCATTAGAGTATTAACTTGAATTGCATCGTTTGCATTTTGTCGTCGtcttttcattattttaattctGGTTTATCATTACTTTGATGCGCGGTGGTTGTTGGAATGATTTTTACGAGATGTTCGGTACTTTTGTACCGACTAACGATATTCACAATATCAAAAcacgtttttttttaaaaaaaagtaggcGTACCAACTCGCCTGTATGGTAAGGAACCTCCTCCAGAATAgaagattttgttgttgaatttcaGTGAGAAAGAAGTAGGTGGACACCCAGACGAATGGGTTACCCCAAGGAAGTGTTCTTGCATCATCCTTTTTCAACACCGATATCAATGATCAGTCTCTGCCTGGAGGAATGGAAAACCTCATCTACGCAGATGACTGTGCTGTTACTGCACAAGCTAGCCAGTTTGAAACTGTTGAGCAAAAGCTGTCCAATGCCGTGAAAGAACTCCCTAGTTACTACAGGGGAAATCAGTTGACACCTATCCTAGCAAGACCCAAATATGTGCTTTCCATCTTAAGAACAGAGAGGCCGATAGATCACTCCAGATCACTTGCAAAGGAGTTGTCTTGGAATGCTTTGCTACACAAAGTACTTGGGCGTGAGTTTGGATTGTGCTATCACCTTTAATGTGTTCTAATCAAGCAAAAAGTGTCAGGTTGGAACAGTGTGGTTTGGAAACTGACAGGCACCACATGAGGAGCATAGCCACTTACATTGAGGATATCTTCACTTGCGTCGTGCTATTCTGTTGCTTAGTGTACTTGCCTGGTGTGGTATAGATCTTGCCATACCAGATAGATGGATGTTGCACCGTCACAGGCTGCCTGTGGCctatgtttttgtttaaattgcacCTCCTAACGTCTGTTGGAAGATAGTGGCAAAGTTCGAGAAGTAAAAACTGTCTTATCTGAAGCTTATCCTCTGTATGGCCACCAGCCAGCATGCCCATGTATAGCTTgtaggaaaagtttcctcagaacaacagaggtgAGGAACAACACACAGAGCCCGACCTTGTAAATGGTGAGGAAGATTCAATAGCTGTGGAGAATGGATGACATCACGTGAAGAATTGTTGGGATGGAAGGATGGTTGACGTGGAAAGTGCTCAGCAGACTGTGCTCAGGTGTTAGGAGATGCAAATTTAACCTGTTGacggttatttttttttttttaggtagacTCAGTGTTACGTGAATGTGGGTCACCACAGACAACACCTTGTCTTCTGCAATGCAGACTGTGCCAACAATGTGCACTATTGAAGATTTCATTAATGCAACACTTGTGTCTCTGAAAGTCGCTAATTTCTCTTTGGTGACTATATATTGGCACGCCCCTCgaagactctgcttagcagcagCAGACCGGCCGTGCTCCTACCTTGTTAGCAAATAGGAATAGGGAACGTGCGTAAGcttcaaattttttttttgaaaaatacaccaatgaaatagtacgtaaatatattacattgtggtaagttgccttgttttctaccatttaaaaaGATATTGAAAAGTCTCTTTCCGCAAGGTGAGTTAAACATCCTCTGACGTAAGCGGTGGGCTGTGACTTCACGATCTAGTACCGCATGCAGTTCTACCAGCCAGTGTACGTCAGTTGTTACTAAAATCCgaatgtttattattcgtgattgcgaataacttcaaaatgacagtaCAAGGGTTCAAAAAAGCAGTCAGTCAATCTACTATGTGTGGATGCCTTCATGGTGACGCCATTCTTGAAACATAGTGACGGTTTTGTGGCTGCAAAAATTTGCGGATCAAAAGCAAATTGCTAACTGGcatcttttatatatgtgcaatgtataTAATattcatagtattaggataacagtGAATATGGATAGAAATCACGTCACCTTTGCCATTTACTTCTAGGCTAATttccatattaaagaataacatattTTCGGGATTTCACCATTACTGAAGTAAGAAATAGGATTATTTAGTTCCTTttctgggttgaaccatgttgttgttttatgtacattacgtagagtttgccgacgtttcaaatatattgcagtattctttatctaGGCAACTGAAGTGCCCCTACTCAATCTGAGGTAATCAGTTTCCTTTGGTCCAAGGTCAGGAACTCCTCTTGTAGTGTGATTGCGCCTGGGAGACtgtttacctcggatcgagtaggggtatttcagtcgtcttaacaaagaatactacaatgtatttgaaacgtctgcaaactgtacgtaatggatattaaacaacaacacggttcaacccagaaaaagaacgaaataattctacacaccgtggaagcttcacttctaagataacaAATTGGACTTCAGTACTAACATAAAAATACAGCTAGCATTATAGTacttatcatcaacatcatcatcatcatcatcatcagttccttCCAACGGGCCAGGTAGAATGTTTAAGAACGATGTTCCTCCATTTACTACGGTCCTGGTAGGCTTATTTTCTCTCTAGGACATCCCAGGTTTCTCCTCTTCTCTAttcttctcttatctgatctaaccttTTCTAGGGTGTCCAGTTGGTCTTCTTCCCAGAACGATCTTTTTAAGATACTTCCTTGGTGATTGAGTCTTCTGCATCAATTAACGTGttctagccacttcagccttgcaacacttGGCCTTTCTTCCAAGatcaggttgacctgcaggtctctttgtatctgatcattcctaattctgtccttccttgttttctgtaacagctgatctaaggaacttaaTTTCAACAGCTTACAATTGACTTATTTATGATGTATGACACAACTCTTGAGACTATacgtcatgatgggcaggagatgTCTTAAACAGTGTCTGTTTTGCCCTttgaggaactcccttgtcccatactGTGTTCtgtacttgatggaagaagttggatccttttttCACCCTGTTCAACACTTCATTGTAGGCACTTCCGTCATTTGACATCGTACTCCCCAGATACTAAAAGGTATTTACACATTTAATCTCTCCCTCCAGGGTGAGTttacaaggtgtatttgtctgACTAACTTTaattaccactgttttgctcttgctcacagttaacttattctttaaagttggtgttccaaagatccagtctcctctgaacatctctctcagtttctccccaaatAGCAACATCATCAACAAAAAACGAATGCATTAAGATCttccttatctatttctttgagttcctttataatagtattcatgagtgaaatgaagagcaatggggaaagagaactcccttgttggacacctcttcttgttttaaaccactgagATCTTCCATCTCCTACTTGCACGCTACTTTCACAACCGTCATACAATATCTGAACTTTTTAAATTAGTGCTCTGGGATGTTATGTTTTTCTAAACATTTCCATATATTTCCTCTCTccatcctgtcatatgctttttccaaatccaaaaacactATTATCAAGTCTTTCCCTTTTTCCCAAAATTTTCCCATTTGCTGCCTGAGTGAAAAAATTAGTGTGCAGTGTGCAATttcttctaaatccatgttgtATTATAATATATAGTGCTatacgcacactttttagtgatagatttttgtactcggttgaggagtaagaagggagcactgccggttccggtagtactgccaactgaatgaaaatgaaatctgaattgaatggataatatgatcgatcgatatcaattttctaaacctttattatcttacgccaacaactgtgtcacacacacaatatataatactatataacatttcccgatgcgaaaggtgttcctagcatgaattctatattttggctttgctgtgtaaacaacaacagtacgagtacttattttaaagtgtacgccagatggcgcacagcaatgataagcgattcttagtttgtgtctcaaaggttgccaatacgaatctcgaagataaccgaagtcgaccgattcagcactagggtataaatctatcactaaaaagtgcgcagataatactataGTTCTATAACCTATCGTTCATGAAAAATATAGGTATATGGTTGGGGCAACTAGACTCCCACTTccgaggcccatgaaagagaaacattaaatatctttagtTCATTTTTCTACACTATATTGAACAATAAACTAATATTCATGTTACCCTTCAAAGAAAATTATGGTGACAGTGCTATAGGTTATGTCGAAGTGAAGCGACAAAGTGGGAAATGCATAGTTGAATGTAAAATATGTCCTGGGGACAAGGTCAGATCCAAACATTATACAGTCACACAAATTGTGGATGAGGAACAGTGCTGCGTAGACAGTGTAGAATGTCATGACTTTGCTGCATCTTCTggtgagtaaataaacttaacaaacACTACATCTAGGCCTAAAAACGTTTCAAGTCTTTTGCTACTGTAATGAGTAGACCCTTTGGAGGAAAAAAGTTAAATGTTCTAAagatgacttcatctagtttttcaCAAGTCggcatgagtggctcagacggttgaggcgctggccttctgaccccaacttggcaggttcgatcctggcttagtctggtgatatttgaaggggctcaaatacgttaccctcttgtcgacagatttactggcacgtaaaagaacttctgtgggactaaattccggcatctcggcaactccaaaaaccgtaaaagtagttagtgggacaaaaagcCAGTAACATAAAATACATTTAGTTTTTTTTACAAGCTAAGCATATCAAGCAAGAACAGTGACATTTTAGTTACTCAGTGGAGGAATGTCTATGGGTGTTgtgatttttacccttcggtttattgatttggcatgtataacctaaaacttaggctaagttggatgatATTTTAAACATCAACATCCGTAGGTCTATTATTTGTAGTACCAGTAATGTATTTTCACTGCAGTGtgcaattatttaattaatattatgataattattataattgagcatagtTAACTTACAAGACTGAGATCACCCCAACCAACAAGCATGGGTTTTGTAGAGATAAACATGCCTACTTTTTGTTGTGGTGTATTTAACTGAAAcctaaatttgtttacaaatgtaagctcttcaataaaaaataaataattatatacatgatataggcttttggccttatgccgtgtcaagaaaataaggtgaaattctttacgttttgca is a window of Anabrus simplex isolate iqAnaSimp1 chromosome 13, ASM4041472v1, whole genome shotgun sequence DNA encoding:
- the Dlc90F gene encoding dynein light chain Tctex-type 1; its protein translation is MEEASDETQFVVDEVSAIIKEAIENTIGGNAYQHNKVNQWTSSVVEACLGALTKLQKPFKYIVTCTIMQKNGAGLHTASSCYWDNSTDGSCTVRWENKTMYCIVSVFGLAI